gatgctcctacgaaggttctaacgatgaacttagtcttaagatgcttttggggaaCCGGGCCCTTCTTCATGTCCTCACAATCAGATGTGTTaccctgacttctctcttccatcagatATGTTTTcctgacttctctcttccatcagatgtgttACCCTGACTTCTATCTTCCATCAGGTGTGTTAACCTGACTTCTCTCTTCAACTTGTCTTAATGTTTATGTCATTTAATTGCATGTTAATATCTGCAGATAAATATTGGCTCACTATTTGGCAAGCACTGACAAGGCTATCACACCTTTTTGACCAAGGCATTATAACAGTCtattaatgttttttttacaaatgtataattGATTAAATAACCATGAATGATGTATTTGGAAAGTCCTTATAAAGGGTGCCTTTAAAAACACCCCCTTTTAGCTTGGCCTTTAACCAGTGATTGTTTTAGACGTCCTCtgtgttttatgttattttattaaTCCTTTTTACTGCTTCCTGTTTGCTTCTACTTTTTTATTTGATTGTTTTAATGTGAATTGTGTTGCGAGTTTCAATGAAATTTAAATTAAATGGGCAGTGGAGTTAACttgatttttcattttttatgatatttccacactatgaggtggaaataacactctgaaattgtgaaaattatgataatgccctttttgtgTGAGAGCAGTTTGAAAAGAAtgcctggaatttcagcctgttcatGATCACACAATCTGATCTGATTATAAGAGACCAATGACTGttcatcagtcaatcaatcaaatgtatttataaagccctttttacatcagccgatgtcacaaagtgctgtacagaaacccggcctaaaactccaaacagcaagcactaCAGATGTAGACGCtcgatggctaggaaaaactccctagaaaggcaggaacccaggaagaaacctagagaggaaccaggctctgaggggtagccagtcctcttctggctgtgccgggtggagattataacagaacagaacatggccaagatgtttaaacgttcacagatgaccagcaaggtcaaataataataatcacagttgttgtagagggtgcaaaatgtcagcacctcaggagtaaatgtcagttggcttttcatagccgatcattcagagttagagacagcaggtgcggcagagagagagagtggaaaacagcaggtctgggagaatgtccggtgaacaggccagggttccatagctgcaggcagaaccgTTAAAACTGGAGCAgtagcacaaccaggtggactggggacagcaaagagTCATCAGGTCAGATAGGTGAGCGTCCTCATCTCAtgcctcacgggtagagccctagAATGTGCCAACGCAgtctgggagggcccagactcggctaggggcgactacccggagttcacccaccgcttccgggcggtattcgatcatcccccggagggcaaggcggcgggtgagagattattccacctgaggcaggagatgaggagcgctcaggactttgccCTGGATTTCCGGACTCTCGCAGCAGGATcagggtggaatgagcgggccctgattgaccactacgGATGTAGTCTTTGTGAGGACGTCTGCCGGGAGCTGGCTTGCTGGGACAATACTACCACCCTGGACCAGCTCAAagatttgtccatcaggctggacaacctgctggctgcccgggggcgttccagtcggggcctgtttgttcgacctcccagccctcctgctccaatgcccatggagataggaggggCTGCAGCTAGGAGGACCAgaggggggggcctctcctgcgCCCACTGTAGTCGTAGAGGACACACTGcagaccggtgctggagaggtccacccgggagttcagatggcaggcagagcaccacatcgaccccccaggtgagtcagcaacagccacacccagagccccctgtcgaccacatgtacacctctgtttcttttcctgagttttcctctcacttccagtataaggcactagtcgattcaggcgcagctgggagttttatggaccgtggggtcgccaaGAAGTTAgagattcccctggttcagctggaccaaccctaccccgtgcacgccctagatagtcgaccactagggtccggccaagtgagggaggtcacagtgccactggtcatggtgaCGCGGGGGTGGGGCatgaggaacgtatcagcctgttcctcattgattccccggcatttccggtggtactgggaattccctggctagccactcacaaccctaagattttgtggaggcagagggctcttaacctctatgggcaaggtgggacgttagcgtcccactctattcaacagccagtggaagagcgtggcgcgaaatacgaaaacctcaaaaatgcaataatttcaatatttcaaacatacgactattttacaccctttgaaagataagactctcgttaatctaaacacattgtccgatttcaaaaaggctttacagcgaaagcaaaacattagattatgttaggagagtacatagacacaaataaccacacagccattttcaagcaagcatatatgtcacaaaaacccaaaacacagctaaatgcagcactaacctttgatgatcttcatcagatgacactcctaggacattatgttatacaatacatgtatgttttgttcaatcaagttcatatttatatccaaaaacagctttttacattggcgtgtgatgttcagaacatgcattcccagcaaaatcttctggtgaatttacaaaattactcatgataaacgttgacaaaatacataacaattattttaagaattatagatacagaactcctttatgcaatcgctatgtcatattttaaaatagcttttcggcgaaagcacattttgcaatattctgagtacatacctcagccatcacggctagctaatttgacacccgccatgtttggcactcaccaaactcagatttactataagaaaaattggattacctttgctgttcttcatcagaatgcactcccaggactgctacttccacaacaaatgttgtttttgttccaaataatccatagttatgtgcaaatacctctgttttgttcgtgcattaaCGTCGCTATCCAaaaggtaacgcgcgagcgcatttcgagacaaaacatttcaaaatgttccattagcgtacttagaagcatgtcaaacgctgtttaaaatcaatttttatggtatttttctcgtaaaatagcgataatattccaactggacaatagtgtattcattcaaaggacaaaagaaaaaatggcgaggtctcgtgaacgcgcatttccaatctcttagtcaccaggcagtccactgacaaactgtgctcctatactctgcccagagacaggagacgcctcaatctgctttctgaacgctttagagagccaatggaagccttagaaagtgtcatgtaAACCCACAGAtcctgtagttttgatagagaagcaaaaggagaactacaaattcgcagacaggccacttcctgcttggaattttctcaggtttttgcctgccatatgagttctgtcatactcacagacaccattcaaacagttttagaaacttcagagtgttttctatccaaatctactaatactatgcatattctcgtttctgggcaagagtagtaaccagtttaaatcgggtacgttttttatccggccatgaaaatactgcccactatCCCATACAGGTTGGTGGTCGGGGAGTGCTCAGtcaggtgtataggagtttccatcggtgcgaccatggtggaaagtccagacccagtcactaccgtgcacattccctctgaatatgccgatttggctatcgccttcagtaaaacgaagcagataattttagaaagagagggtccagattgtctagcccggctgatttgtaggggtccagatttagcagctctttcagaacatcagctatctggatttgggtgaaggagaaatgggggaggcttgggtgagttgctgtggggggtggagggctgcTGATCAAggtggggtagccaggtggaaagcatggccagctgtagaaataTGCTTATTGGAAttttcaattatagtggatttatcggtggtgacagtgtttcctagcctcagtgcagtgggcagctgggaagaggtgctcttattctccatggacattacagtgtcccagaacttttttgagtttgtgctacaagatgcaaatttctgcttgaaaaagctagccttagctttccgaactgcctgtgtatatttgttcctaacttccctgaaaagttgcatatcacgagggctattcgatgctaatgcagaacgccacaggatgtaaCAGTAAGAGACTGTTATATCAGTTCACCGTATGACCACCAATCACTGTGTGATTTTCTCAGGCAAATGACAAATCATTTTGAGAGGGAGTGTGTTTATGTATCTAGTTGACAGGGACAAAGCACATtcacagacatttacattttcacATTGATGTATTTGGTATTTATTATTATCCCCTTTAGCTGTTGCTGaggcaactactcttcctggggtccaaacatgaaacaaaataacaaataaagTACACAGGTATACAggactacatttacattacaattGAGCCATACAGCAGACGCTCCCATCCACAGTGACCCACAGCCAGTACATTCATCTAGAGATAGCCAgacgagacaaccacatatcacagtcggaTCCTAACCACGTATCACATACATAATACAACACATAATACAATGCAGAAAACAATACAAAATGCATAAACAtgtctgtgtctcttcacagtctctaTCCTGCCATAAGGtggtttttaaattgtatttcccTGAGCCTCTTTTGGACATTGAAATACTCAGTCTGACCGTGTGGATGTTAGGAAACAAATGTGAAGATATTTACTTAAACAGCCCTGACTGGCTGATAGGATGGTCTAGAGACCACCCACTTACCCAAATGACAAgtcattggtctattataatcAGATCAGATTGTGGTATCatgaacaggctgaaattccaggtattcttttcaaacagctctcacacaaaagggcattatcatcattctcAGAATTTCAGAGTGTTAAATCGACCTAATATGGTGGAAATATCCTTAAAACAACTGGAAAATCAAATTTTAATTGCACTGACCCTATAATTTCTAATTCATTGAAAATCGCAACACAATTTGCATACAAACAATCAAATTAAAATGATGAAGCAAACAGGAAGCAGTAAAAAGGATGAATAATAGAACATAAAACACAGAGGAAGTCTAAAACAATCACTGGTTAAAGGCCAAGCTAAAAGGGGTTGGTTTTAAAGGCACCCTTTATAGGGAGTTTATCATGACATCATTAATGCTTATTTAATTATTTATAAATGTGTAAAAAACCCAGTTAATAGACAGTTATAATGCCTTGGTCAAAAGGTGTGATACCTTTTTCAGTGCTTGGAAAATATTGAGACAATATTTATCTGCAGATATTAACATGCAATTAAAAGACATTAAGACAAGTTGAAGAGAGAAGTCAGGGTaacacatctgatggaagagagaagtcagggaaaCACATCTGATGGAAGATAGAAGTCAGGGTaacacatctgatggaagagagaagtcagggtaacacatctgatggaagagagaagtcagggaaaCACATCTGATGGAAGATAGAAGTCAGGGTaacacatctgatggaagagagaagtcagggaaacatctgatggaagagagaagtcagggaaacacatctgatggaagagagaagtcagggaaacacatctgatggaagagagaagtcagggtaacacatctgatggaagagagaagtcagggaaacacatctgatggaagagagaagtcagggaaacacatctgatggaagagagaagtcagggaaacacatcagaatgaagagagaagtcagggaaacacatctgatggaagagagaagtcagggaaacacatctgatggaagagagaagtcagggaaaGACATCTGATGAaagagagaagtcagggaaaCACATGTGATTGTGAGGACATGAAGCACATAATGCAGCTATCTGCTAAAAACAGAGCTCAGTGCTCAAGAGGCTGTTGGTGTCACACATAGTTTAAGACATGTTTCTTGTGATTGGTTGCCAGTATGTGTATGTCCCTTGAGATTGGCTGTCAGTGACTCAGAGTTCTCCGGATTGGTTCACTGTAGAGTagatgacagtagagtaggtgggGCTTTGACCAATGTTGACAGCTGCATAGTCACCAGAAGAAGTGGCCACTTTAGAGAAGGCGACTCTGGCTTCATTGAGGCAGCTGGGGTTCTGGTGGAAGTTGACGCTGGCATAGTTGAGAGAGTCAGAGGGGCTAGTGGGTAACTTGGCGGTGGAGTAGATGGTGGTGGTCTCACTACCTGAGCTGGACTGTAGGGGGCGGTTCTTTATTTCCTCACTGtcaccatcaccatgacaaccctggagaggagagaaaggaggagaggaacgagAGGACATgatgagagagaaacaacatagattacaacattctctctctctctctctctcacactcactcactcactcactcactcactcactcactcactcactcactcactcactcactcactcactcactcactcactcactcactcactcactcactcactcacacacacaacgccGCACGCAGGCCGgcccacacacactgacctctgTGTTCCCCCTGGGTGCTGAGGAGTCAGCTGTGGAACATAGATtagataattctctctctctcgctctctctctctctctcacactcactcacacacacacacacacacacacacacacacacacacacacacacacacacacacacacacacacacacacacacacacacacacacacacacacacacacacacacacacacacacacacacacacacacactcagtcagtcaaacagacaggcccgagcacacacactgacctctcTGTTGATCCTAGTGTCTGTGTTCACCCTGGGTGCTGAGGAGTCAGCTgtggaacacaacacacacgtacacagagTGTCATACAATTCACACATGTTACTATTGGGCTGCAGAAGTCTGTTCAGGTGGTTTTCAGAGCCGTGTTCACAATGACACCTCTATTTCTCAACCAGGGTCAAAGGAGGATTGTATATGCAAATGTTTTCTTTGAAATGAAAACTGGGTGCAAAAATATTAATTGCCCCTTATttaacacagtgtgtgtgtgtgtgtgtgtgtgtgtgtgtgtgtgtgtgtgtgtgtgtgtgtgtgtgtgtgtgtgtgtgtgtgtgtgtgtgtgtgtgtgtgtgtgtgtcacctgttTCCTTGTTGAATTTCCCTCTATAGACTATGAGCAGGCTGACCACAAGCAGGCTGACCACAAGCACCAATAGCAGCATGACCAGAGTCCCAGATACTATGATGACCACTGATGTATctgaacacagacacaaacagtacCATTAGAACACATACTTTACAATCAGCACTTCTGTTCAACTTACATAGGGCCTTTTACACTAATATGTGAAGTAAGATCTgcctctgttccacatcagatgTGTAACTTTTCTGTTTACATCCTGTCCTGACATTAACCTTGGATGTGGTGACCAACATTCATGCTTCATGTCTGGGTGCAGCTATTAGCATACTGTATACACCATAGTATGTAGACTGGCAAAAGAAGGCTAGCTGTTCAAACTATACAGGAGATTCTCATCTAAACCATATTGCACACTTGAATTAGGCATCAATTCACAAATGTGTTGATATTTTAAAAGGTTTTACTTTTTCAGTTAGCTAACACTACAAATGTTTTGTGCTGGTATTAAAGTCATTCTTGCAGGGGCATGTGTTGACGTAGttcacacaaaatgtacttttttactTAAGTTTTAATTTACCGAATAAAAATagaaagttcaatgtgtttccatctcattttcaaCTCCACCAATAGTTTTTCCAAAAACTGCTGCGTTATATAGTGAATGTTTCACCTCTGGACTTGGCatgtgtgctctagccaacagctcaaaGATACAGTCGGCTGTGAGGGTACTGCGTAGACTAGCATACactatgagattattatggataagaatatttatatttgtcaaatggcagtcaagcatcgatcagtatttcaccagaataagaccctcgatagtCATTGGAAACGACCATCACCGTGTACTTTCACCACCCTTTGAACTTCATCACaagttatttcatctgtagcgtAATAAACGGCaaagtttactttgatatgatggttattatataaatAGTTGTGCATAAAGGTGTTTCCACAACTATATCtctcaaaatgtattttaccaACACAAGAAGACCCCACCATGTCAAAAGAACAAATGATCTCTCATCATATCTATACTAATTGTATCAAAACTAGCTGAATCTAATCACAGCTGTTATGAAAAAAAATGTCTTCATAAGAATTGTGAATAGAAGCGTAGTAAATGAAAGCATTGAAGAGAAGCtaaatttcagtgtacttcctgaattgtttgaaatgtaaatgtaccctgaccactatactatatacacgactccaacaccatcattaagtttgccgatggcacaacagtggtaggcctgatcaccgacaacgatgagatagcctatagggacgaggtcagtgacctggccgtgtggtgccatgacaacaacctctccctcaaagtgatcaagactaaggagatgattgtggactagaggaaaaagaggaccgagcacgcacccattctcatcgacagggttgtagtggagcaggtggGAGCTTCAAGTTCgttggtatccacatcaccaacaaactaacatggtccaagcacaccaagacagtcgtgaagagggcacgacaaaacctattccccatcaggagactgaaaaggtttggcatgggtcctcagatcctcaaaaggttctacagctgcaccatcgagagcatcgtgactggttgcatcactgcctggtatgggaactgctcgtcctccgaccgcaaggcactacagagggtagtgcttacggcccagtacatcactggggctaagctgcctgccatccagtacctctaaaccaggcggtgtcagaggaaggccctagaaattgtcagactccagccaccctagtcattcattcttctctctgctaccgcacggcaagcgataacaagcaccaagtctagatccaagaggcttctaaacagcttctacccccaagccattagactcctaaacatctaatcaaacggctacccagactatctgcattgcccctccaccccctcccgctactctctgttgttatgatctatgcatggtcactttaataacgctacctacatgtacatattacctcaattgcctcgactaaccggtgcattgactctgtacccctgtCTATAGTctggctattgttattttaccgctgctctttaattacttgttacttttatttcttattcttattttcttattcttattttttttaaactgcattgttggttaggtgcttgtaagtaagcatttcactgcaaggtctacacTCATTGTATTaagagcatgtgactaatacaatttgatttgatttgatccccaCAGACAGGCGTAAAGAAAGAAGTGTGGTTTCTGCTCTTCCTGTTCAGATATTTGGGTTCTCATTTAGCGAACtactcctctctatatatctttcTCTTTTTTCATACACGGGTGCAAATGCCCTAAATACATATGTACATGAAGTAAGTACATTTAAACACATAGGAAGTTAAGATGTTGTCtctactcacacagacacacccagccCTCTCCATTATTGTGTCCTCTGAAGCTTCTCACTTCACTGACGTACAACTGTGTCCTGATCAATCTGTCTCATAATGCAGAACAGGCTAATTAAAGAACAGTCTTACTCTTGATATCAAGCTGGACTGCTGACAGGATATCGATTGTGTGGTTGTTCTGTCTTCATTTTTTTCATTATACATACAatggatggagactgacagttctTCATAGCCTGTCACTTCTTCAGAGCCTGTCACTTCAGTGGGGTTTTCACAACACCAAtctgtaattgtaaacaaacatgtCGGAGCACAGAATGAAATGTGTTCCCTTTTGTTGAGGATCGCTTAATTCATGCATTGAGTCAATAAAAATATGCCTAAAATCTTGAGTAATGTGCAGCAATCTCAAATTAGGAGTCGGGCCAATAGCAGAGGCCTCATTAGGAATGTTTAATGTAAAATGTTGAGGATGAAAGTGGTAAAGTTTTGAGGATGAGAATCAAAGGTTTACAGTACCTTCAGAGACTTCAAGGTTGACTTTAATGTAGTTATCTTGTCCCCATGTGTCCACTCCACACCAGTATCTCCCAGCATCCTTTAATGTCAGATTGGTGATTGTCACAATGAAGACACTTTCCTCTCTGATGTCCTTCAGTGAGTATCTCCCTCTAGAAGTGCTGTTTTCCCCCGCCTCAGTCTTAATAACTTTGTCTTTATTAAAAACACGACATTCCCCTTTACAGAGGTACTTCTGGtggctcctccactcctctctataGGGGCATCTGATCTCTGCCTTGCCTCCCTTATATCCTTCCACTGTGATCAACTCTGctgaacacacactccacacagcaGCTGTAGGACACACCATCAGTCTCATTACCAACAGTACAAACACCCCAGCTTCCATTTCACATACTGTAAGAGTGGATTCTGGTCTGGTACACCACTGGTGATCCATCACATCCATCAGTACATACTGGACCTTGTGTTCCTCAGTGTCCCCTCCCCTTTATCTAACAACATTATCAGTGAGTGAAGTGAGTTACACTGTAAAATGTTATAACCAAATGTATCCAACTATAGAGAGGAGTCACTGGAGATGTGTTCATTCAGTCTGATGTACTCACCTAAGAGGAGGACAATCTTCAGTGTGGGGACCAGCAGGATAACCATGATGACTTGTGGCTCCCAGCTAGTTCAAGTCTCTTTAGACCCTGTACATCTTGTTTACTCCAGTCCCCTCAATACTTCTACGTCCAGTTACCACCCCAGTACAGGAAGGTCTGTTCCTGCAGTGCGCATGAGAACCATTCTGTTAGTCTGTGTAGTGCAGGaagtcctgctgtttgattaattTCTTCCTGAAATCGTTTCACTCCTCCGTAAAACGTTTTAATAACATCCGTTTATGAATAATTTATAAATAGCTTTTCTCATCATTCATTAATCATAATATATATGGACAGTTAAACAACTTTTAAAATATGTATTAATGGTTATTaattagggtggcaggtagcccagcagttaggagcattgggccagtaactgaaagcttgctggttcaaatccccaagcagactaaatgaaaaatctgtctgtgcccttgagcaaggcacttacccTTAAATGTTCCTGTAAGTCACTccagataagagcgtctgtgAAATGATGAAAATGTAAATGATTAATAAGATATAGATCCTTATATTATAAACTTAGATATTGAATTATTTTAACTTAgtgatagcacctttttttttaaatttcgcCTAAAATAACAAACCCAACTCTAACTgcatgtagctcaggccctgaagcaaggatatgcgtattcatggtaccatttgaaaggaaacactttgaagtttgtggaaaatgtgaattgaatgtaggagaatataattgaatgtaggagaatataacacaaatgATCTggaagaagaaaatacaaagaaaaaaactaccgtttttttgtaattttttttctaTCAccatctcagcctccagtatttatgctgcagtagtttatgtgtcggggggctattgtcagtctgttatatctggagtatttctcctgtcttatccggtgtcctgtgtgaatttaagtatgctctctcttattctctctctttttctctctttctttctctctttctctatttctttctttctctctctcggaggagctgaaccctaggaccatgcctcaggactacctggcctga
Above is a window of Salmo salar chromosome ssa03, Ssal_v3.1, whole genome shotgun sequence DNA encoding:
- the LOC106598744 gene encoding CMRF35-like molecule 9 isoform X2, which produces MVILLVPTLKIVLLLAAVWSVCSAELITVEGYKGGKAEIRCPYREEWRSHQKYLCKGECRVFNKDKVIKTEAGENSTSRGRYSLKDIREESVFIVTITNLTLKDAGRYWCGVDTWGQDNYIKVNLEVSEDWCCENPTEVTGSEEVTGYEELSVSIHY
- the LOC106598744 gene encoding CMRF35-like molecule 9 isoform X1; this encodes MVILLVPTLKIVLLLAAVWSVCSAELITVEGYKGGKAEIRCPYREEWRSHQKYLCKGECRVFNKDKVIKTEAGENSTSRGRYSLKDIREESVFIVTITNLTLKDAGRYWCGVDTWGQDNYIKVNLEVSEDWCCENPTEVTGSEEVTGYEELSVSIHCMYNEKNEDRTTTQSISCQQSSLISRVRLFFN